From the Chitinolyticbacter meiyuanensis genome, one window contains:
- a CDS encoding proline--tRNA ligase → MRTSQLYLSTLKEAPAEAELISHKLMLRAGLIKRLGSGLYTWMPLGLKVLRKVEAVVRDEMNKAGAQELLMPTIQPAELWQETGRWALFGPQMLKIKDRHERDFCFGPTHEEVITDIARLELRSYKQLPVNFYQVQVKFRDEIRPRFGVMRAREFVMKDAYSFDASFEGLQASYSKMYQAYSNVFSRLGLAFRAVAADTGAIGGSGSHEFHVLADAGEDLLAYCPDSDYAANVELAEALAPTAPRASASEALRDVDTPKQTTCEQVAELMGISIVKTVKLIALVDAGGKLVIVLLRGDHSLNEVKLGKVEGMDGFRFATEEEIRAAFNCPPGFLGPVGAPAGTRIIADRTVAAMSDWVCGANKPKFHIAGVNWGRDLPEADVVADVRNVVAGDASPDGKGVLALCRGIEVGHVFQLRTKYSEAMSATFTDVDGQLKPFEMGCYGIGVSRIVGAAIEQNYDERGIKFPVALAPFALAVVAVGYHRSDAVKAAADQLYAELQAAGVDVLLDDRNERPGSMFADMELIGIPHRVTIGDKGLAEGMIEYVARAGGEMEKLALADAVVALKTKLA, encoded by the coding sequence ATGCGTACCTCCCAACTCTATCTCTCCACCCTCAAGGAAGCGCCCGCCGAGGCGGAACTGATTTCGCACAAGCTGATGCTGCGCGCCGGCCTGATCAAGCGGCTGGGCTCCGGCCTCTATACCTGGATGCCGCTGGGGCTCAAGGTGCTGCGCAAGGTGGAAGCGGTGGTGCGCGACGAGATGAACAAGGCTGGTGCGCAGGAACTGTTGATGCCGACCATCCAGCCTGCGGAGTTATGGCAGGAAACCGGCCGCTGGGCGCTGTTCGGCCCGCAGATGCTGAAGATCAAGGACCGGCATGAGCGCGACTTCTGCTTCGGCCCGACCCACGAGGAAGTGATCACCGACATCGCCCGGCTGGAGCTGCGCAGCTACAAACAGCTGCCGGTGAATTTCTACCAGGTGCAGGTGAAGTTCCGCGACGAGATCCGCCCGCGTTTCGGCGTGATGCGCGCGCGCGAATTCGTGATGAAGGATGCCTACTCGTTCGATGCCAGCTTCGAAGGGCTGCAGGCGAGCTACAGCAAGATGTACCAGGCGTATTCCAACGTGTTCAGCCGCCTGGGCTTGGCTTTCCGCGCGGTGGCCGCCGATACCGGCGCCATCGGCGGCTCGGGCAGCCATGAATTCCACGTGCTCGCCGATGCCGGCGAGGACTTGCTGGCCTATTGCCCGGATTCGGACTACGCCGCCAACGTCGAATTGGCCGAGGCGCTGGCCCCGACCGCGCCGCGCGCATCGGCCAGCGAAGCGCTGCGCGATGTCGACACCCCGAAGCAAACCACTTGTGAGCAGGTGGCCGAGCTGATGGGCATCTCGATCGTGAAGACCGTCAAGCTGATCGCGCTGGTCGATGCCGGCGGCAAGCTGGTGATCGTGCTGCTGCGTGGCGATCACAGCTTGAACGAAGTGAAACTCGGCAAGGTGGAGGGCATGGACGGCTTCCGCTTCGCTACCGAGGAGGAAATCCGCGCCGCCTTCAACTGCCCGCCGGGTTTCCTCGGCCCGGTCGGCGCACCGGCTGGTACCCGCATCATTGCCGACCGGACCGTTGCCGCGATGAGCGACTGGGTGTGCGGCGCCAACAAGCCGAAGTTCCACATCGCCGGCGTGAACTGGGGCCGCGATCTGCCCGAGGCCGATGTCGTCGCCGATGTGCGCAATGTCGTCGCCGGCGATGCCAGCCCGGACGGCAAGGGCGTGCTGGCGCTGTGTCGTGGCATCGAAGTTGGTCACGTGTTCCAGCTGCGTACCAAGTACTCCGAAGCAATGAGCGCCACCTTCACTGATGTCGACGGCCAGTTGAAGCCCTTCGAAATGGGTTGCTACGGCATCGGCGTCAGCCGCATCGTTGGCGCCGCCATCGAGCAGAATTACGACGAGCGTGGCATCAAGTTCCCGGTTGCGCTGGCGCCGTTCGCGCTCGCCGTGGTCGCCGTCGGCTACCACCGCTCGGACGCGGTCAAGGCGGCAGCCGACCAGCTTTACGCCGAGCTGCAGGCCGCCGGTGTCGACGTGTTGCTGGACGATCGCAACGAGCGCCCCGGCTCGATGTTTGCCGACATGGAGCTGATCGGCATCCCGCATCGGGTGACCATTGGCGACAAGGGTCTAGCCGAGGGCATGATCGAGTATGTGGCGCGTGCTGGCGGCGAGATGGAAAAGCTCGCGCTCGCCGATGCTGTGGTTGCGCTGAAGACCAAATTGGCCTGA
- a CDS encoding lytic transglycosylase domain-containing protein, which produces MKLPRFLAVLLAFLTAYAWAGAQREEALSSSVQSTMQRSISDGAQPRLIFASAAEGDAWLAEMSERLEKRIPDEFTRRRLLVAVHYEATRAGLDPQLVLGLIHVESRFNRYALSPVGARGLMQVMPFWQRLIGSTDQSLFDIHTNLRYGCTILRHYLDIEKGDLFRALGRYNGSLGRAEYPNLVYDAWKSNYDWQPGAVNKVAQR; this is translated from the coding sequence ATGAAGTTGCCTCGTTTCCTTGCCGTTCTTCTGGCGTTCTTGACCGCCTATGCCTGGGCGGGTGCCCAACGCGAAGAGGCGTTGTCGTCGTCGGTGCAATCGACGATGCAACGCTCGATCTCCGACGGCGCCCAGCCAAGGTTGATTTTCGCCAGCGCCGCTGAAGGCGATGCTTGGCTCGCCGAGATGTCGGAGCGGCTGGAGAAGCGCATCCCGGACGAATTCACGCGCCGCCGCTTGCTGGTGGCGGTGCATTACGAAGCCACCCGCGCTGGCCTTGATCCACAGCTGGTGCTTGGGCTGATCCACGTAGAAAGCCGCTTCAACCGCTATGCGCTCAGCCCGGTGGGGGCACGCGGGCTGATGCAGGTGATGCCGTTCTGGCAACGCCTGATCGGCAGCACGGATCAGAGCCTGTTCGACATCCACACCAACCTGCGCTACGGCTGTACCATCCTGCGGCACTACCTTGATATCGAGAAGGGCGACCTGTTTCGCGCGCTCGGCCGCTACAACGGCAGCCTGGGGCGCGCCGAGTATCCCAACCTCGTGTACGACGCGTGGAAGAGCAACTACGACTGGCAGCCCGGCGCCGTGAACAAGGTGGCGCAGCGCTGA
- a CDS encoding DUF3291 domain-containing protein: MSHHLAQLNIATLLAPLDSPQLTDFVANLDQVNTLAEQSPGFVWRLKDDTGDATALRPYGDDVLVNMSVWTDAEALADFVYRSSHTEIMRRRRDWFAAMREAHMVLWWIPAGHVPTVNEAAERLSLLQREGPSPAAFSFRQRYPAPATAAPVLERES; the protein is encoded by the coding sequence ATGTCCCACCATCTCGCCCAGCTGAACATCGCCACTTTGCTGGCTCCGCTCGATTCGCCGCAGCTCACCGATTTCGTCGCCAATCTCGATCAGGTCAATACGCTGGCGGAGCAATCGCCCGGCTTCGTCTGGCGGCTCAAGGACGACACCGGCGATGCCACGGCGCTGCGCCCGTATGGCGACGATGTGCTCGTCAATATGTCCGTCTGGACCGATGCCGAGGCGCTGGCCGATTTCGTCTACCGATCCAGTCACACCGAGATTATGCGCCGCCGTCGTGACTGGTTTGCGGCGATGCGCGAGGCACACATGGTGCTGTGGTGGATCCCGGCGGGGCATGTGCCGACGGTGAACGAAGCGGCCGAACGACTCTCCCTGCTGCAACGTGAAGGTCCGAGCCCGGCCGCCTTTTCCTTCCGGCAGCGCTACCCGGCACCTGCGACTGCAGCCCCGGTGCTCGAGCGCGAGTCGTGA
- a CDS encoding HAD hydrolase-like protein, with translation MRKADGRFWASVSASLRVPAERLMMVGDPLEQDVLAPRRNGLAAIWFNPSAAPVPPGVTSVTALPQLLPLLLARA, from the coding sequence ATAAGAAAGGCCGATGGGCGCTTCTGGGCCTCAGTCTCCGCCTCGTTGCGGGTACCGGCCGAGCGGCTGATGATGGTCGGGGATCCGCTGGAGCAGGACGTGTTGGCGCCGCGCCGCAACGGCCTTGCCGCGATCTGGTTCAATCCGTCTGCGGCGCCCGTGCCGCCGGGTGTGACCAGCGTGACTGCCTTGCCGCAACTGCTGCCGTTGCTGCTGGCAAGGGCTTAG
- a CDS encoding Crp/Fnr family transcriptional regulator, whose translation MDKARLLSGSTLFCELRHEELTELAQHAELRETRPKQVVVQQGSSGDEMYAVLRGRLKVSRNTDDGREATLCILEAGEVFGEIAMLDGGVRSASVEALESCELLVLKRDAVLRHLESHPKVMRALIDALCQRLRAADDLLQDLLFLNLPERLGKMLRQLGDAHGDRQADGSVLIDLKLTQQEIANLVGASRESVNKQLNAWIEQGWVAQEHGHIRLIAIEQLPG comes from the coding sequence ATGGACAAAGCCCGCCTGCTCTCCGGCAGCACCCTCTTCTGCGAATTGCGCCACGAGGAACTGACCGAGCTCGCCCAGCATGCCGAACTGCGCGAAACCCGCCCCAAGCAGGTGGTGGTGCAGCAGGGCAGCAGCGGCGACGAGATGTACGCGGTGCTGCGTGGCCGGCTCAAGGTCAGCCGTAATACCGACGATGGCCGCGAGGCTACGCTGTGCATCCTGGAAGCGGGTGAAGTGTTCGGTGAGATCGCCATGCTCGACGGCGGCGTGCGCAGCGCCAGCGTCGAGGCACTGGAAAGCTGCGAGCTGTTGGTGCTCAAGCGCGATGCGGTGCTGCGCCATCTGGAATCGCACCCCAAGGTGATGCGTGCGCTGATCGATGCGCTGTGTCAGCGCCTGCGTGCCGCCGATGACCTGCTGCAGGACCTGCTGTTCCTCAACCTGCCCGAGCGGCTGGGGAAGATGCTGCGCCAGCTGGGCGACGCACATGGTGATCGTCAGGCCGATGGCTCGGTGCTGATCGACCTCAAGCTCACCCAGCAGGAAATCGCCAACCTGGTGGGTGCCAGCCGCGAATCGGTGAACAAGCAGCTCAACGCCTGGATCGAGCAGGGCTGGGTGGCGCAGGAGCATGGGCACATCCGGCTGATCGCGATCGAGCAACTGCCCGGCTAA
- the xth gene encoding exodeoxyribonuclease III, translated as MQFATWNVNSLKVRLPQVLEWLASRPELTALALQETKLEDHNFPRADFEAAGFHVAYIGQKTYNGVAIISRLPLEDVHYNIPAFADEQRRVIAATVAGVRFVCVYIPNGQALDSDKYPYKLSWLEALTGWLQAELHQHPKLVLAGDYNIAPEDRDVHDPAKWVGQVLVSEPERDAFRKLMGLGLTDAFRAFEQEEKLFSWWDYRMYGFKRNAGLRIDHLLISAALAPQLVACGIDKEPRRVERPSDHAPVWATFRAD; from the coding sequence ATGCAATTCGCCACCTGGAATGTGAACAGCCTCAAGGTCCGCCTGCCGCAGGTACTGGAATGGCTGGCTAGCCGTCCCGAGCTTACCGCTCTGGCGCTGCAGGAAACCAAGCTGGAAGACCACAACTTCCCGCGTGCCGACTTCGAGGCCGCCGGGTTTCACGTTGCCTATATCGGGCAGAAAACCTACAACGGCGTGGCGATCATCTCGCGGTTGCCACTTGAGGACGTGCACTACAACATCCCTGCCTTTGCTGACGAGCAGCGGCGGGTGATTGCCGCGACAGTCGCTGGCGTGCGCTTCGTCTGCGTGTACATTCCCAACGGCCAGGCGCTCGATTCGGATAAATATCCGTACAAGCTTTCCTGGCTGGAAGCGCTGACCGGCTGGTTGCAAGCCGAGTTGCATCAACATCCCAAGCTGGTCCTCGCCGGAGACTACAACATCGCGCCGGAAGACCGCGATGTGCACGACCCGGCCAAGTGGGTGGGCCAAGTGCTGGTGTCGGAACCGGAGCGGGATGCCTTCCGCAAGCTGATGGGGCTAGGGCTTACTGACGCTTTCCGCGCGTTCGAGCAGGAGGAAAAGCTGTTCAGCTGGTGGGATTACCGGATGTATGGCTTCAAGCGCAATGCCGGCCTGCGCATCGATCACCTGCTGATCTCGGCGGCATTGGCACCGCAGCTCGTGGCCTGCGGTATCGACAAGGAGCCGCGCCGCGTCGAGCGCCCATCGGATCACGCGCCGGTCTGGGCGACGTTCCGCGCCGACTGA
- a CDS encoding helix-turn-helix transcriptional regulator, whose translation MKREPRIATHPLAASATQPVLYRINVAEAKLGVSRSTIYRLVKDGQLDLVKIGKRSSGITAASIQAMIERSLGSR comes from the coding sequence ATGAAACGCGAACCGAGGATTGCCACACACCCTTTAGCCGCTTCGGCGACCCAACCGGTGCTTTACCGGATCAACGTGGCGGAAGCCAAACTGGGGGTATCCCGCTCAACGATCTATCGCTTGGTGAAGGATGGCCAGCTGGATCTGGTGAAGATCGGCAAACGATCCAGCGGCATCACCGCGGCGAGCATACAAGCTATGATTGAGCGGAGCCTGGGTAGCCGGTAG
- a CDS encoding BRO-N domain-containing protein, with the protein MAASSTGTPTPAEFNFTSQKLRVIVRDGEPWFVAADVCAALGIGNTSDALRRLDDDEQALVSIEGIHGSAGNPTINVVNESGLYSLILGSRKPEAKHFKKWVTSEVLPAIRKTGRFEAAPAPHSEQLSSADQRNLQRVVWWVCDQHTHNQAWRLATWQVLRQAADCPAPQRFEVHQLPLLAGELRRILEISEAVREHCRVMEAEAIRRVVRGGEPAAEFVDTLRAAEAAWLNQSRPWQHQLQSWLQQDLAALAERRPPAGSDHSGYADPHA; encoded by the coding sequence ATGGCTGCTTCCAGCACCGGCACACCCACACCTGCCGAATTCAATTTCACCTCCCAGAAACTGCGCGTGATCGTGCGTGATGGCGAACCTTGGTTTGTCGCCGCCGATGTTTGCGCAGCGCTTGGTATTGGCAATACCAGTGATGCATTGCGCCGACTGGACGACGATGAACAAGCCCTCGTTTCAATCGAGGGTATTCACGGAAGCGCTGGCAACCCGACCATAAACGTCGTCAACGAATCAGGCCTGTACAGCCTGATCCTCGGCAGCCGCAAGCCCGAGGCCAAGCACTTCAAGAAATGGGTGACCAGCGAGGTGCTGCCCGCCATCCGCAAGACCGGCCGTTTCGAGGCCGCCCCGGCGCCGCATAGCGAGCAACTGAGCAGCGCGGATCAGCGCAACCTGCAACGGGTGGTGTGGTGGGTGTGCGACCAGCACACGCACAACCAGGCATGGCGCCTGGCTACCTGGCAGGTGCTGCGGCAGGCGGCGGATTGCCCGGCACCGCAGCGCTTTGAAGTGCACCAGCTGCCGCTACTGGCCGGCGAGCTGCGGCGCATTCTGGAAATCTCCGAAGCGGTGCGCGAGCACTGCCGGGTGATGGAGGCCGAGGCCATTCGCCGCGTGGTGCGCGGCGGGGAACCGGCCGCCGAGTTCGTCGACACCCTGCGCGCGGCCGAGGCCGCGTGGCTCAACCAATCCCGCCCGTGGCAGCACCAGCTGCAAAGCTGGCTGCAGCAGGATCTGGCCGCGCTGGCGGAGCGCCGGCCCCCTGCCGGCAGCGACCACAGCGGCTACGCCGACCCACACGCCTGA
- a CDS encoding deoxynucleotide monophosphate kinase family protein, whose protein sequence is MNLSTIALTGAKGAGKDTVADHLVRQHGYTKLAFADALRVEVATAWGTSTVVLLDRKLKEIPLRGLALSNATESGFLAWWLETTEAYAERAMGTYSADQLTLPRSPRWITQRWGDWRRAHDPQYWLAQMQAQIDALPGARIVITDVRTNPTPHQLIEVDFIGQLGGQLWQIRRPGTGRGDAHVTELPIPVSRVDQVIENTASIAELQQRVESLLAGVRQVQVEIETGA, encoded by the coding sequence ATGAACCTGAGCACTATCGCACTCACCGGCGCCAAAGGTGCCGGGAAAGACACGGTCGCGGATCACCTCGTGCGTCAGCACGGCTATACCAAGCTCGCCTTCGCCGACGCCCTGCGTGTGGAAGTAGCCACCGCCTGGGGCACCTCCACCGTTGTATTGTTGGATCGCAAGTTGAAGGAAATTCCATTGCGTGGCCTGGCGCTGAGCAACGCCACGGAAAGCGGATTTCTCGCATGGTGGCTGGAAACCACCGAGGCCTATGCCGAGCGCGCCATGGGCACCTACAGCGCAGACCAGCTCACGCTGCCACGCAGCCCACGCTGGATCACCCAGCGCTGGGGCGACTGGCGCCGCGCCCACGATCCCCAATACTGGCTCGCCCAGATGCAGGCCCAGATCGATGCCCTGCCCGGCGCACGCATCGTCATCACCGATGTGCGCACCAACCCCACACCGCACCAGTTGATCGAAGTGGATTTCATCGGGCAGCTTGGCGGCCAGCTCTGGCAGATCCGTCGGCCCGGTACCGGCAGGGGCGATGCGCACGTTACCGAGCTGCCGATTCCGGTTTCCCGGGTGGATCAGGTGATCGAGAACACCGCAAGCATCGCTGAACTGCAGCAACGGGTGGAGTCACTGCTGGCCGGAGTGCGGCAAGTGCAAGTTGAAATAGAAACCGGGGCTTAA
- a CDS encoding DUF1488 domain-containing protein — MNAPIRFALGCSFDFDRNGVAFYATHNGEEILCLVSEEALQEHFGADGGAQAFIDAFEFHRIEIERVAEKRIRNGDQEPIMLVSRDF, encoded by the coding sequence ATGAACGCTCCAATCCGCTTTGCGCTTGGCTGCAGCTTTGATTTCGACCGCAATGGCGTGGCTTTCTACGCCACTCACAATGGCGAGGAGATCCTGTGCCTGGTATCGGAAGAGGCGCTGCAGGAGCACTTTGGCGCCGATGGTGGCGCGCAAGCGTTCATCGATGCGTTTGAGTTCCATCGCATCGAGATCGAGCGTGTGGCGGAGAAGCGGATCAGGAACGGCGATCAAGAGCCCATCATGCTGGTGAGCCGGGATTTCTGA
- a CDS encoding TraR/DksA family transcriptional regulator gives MDQYDRASELEQAEREAAIANARNATKLYRSDCIDCGDDLEPHRLEYGICVPCKATREHQDKQRGRR, from the coding sequence ATGGACCAATACGACCGCGCCAGCGAGCTGGAGCAGGCGGAGCGCGAAGCCGCCATTGCCAACGCGCGCAACGCCACCAAGCTGTACCGCAGCGATTGCATCGACTGCGGCGACGATCTGGAACCGCACCGCCTGGAATACGGCATCTGCGTGCCGTGCAAAGCCACGCGGGAGCATCAGGACAAACAACGGGGGCGGCGATGA
- a CDS encoding XRE family transcriptional regulator translates to MAHIGISQNGLADRSGVPQPTIQRIVSGDTDSPRSATLDKLAKSFGVTLGQFLEGPPADGGTEQQSVPARHFVKAKPHHLERFPTMDQEAPESLFANDGFVLIPEYTTQAACGRGFLNGHIEVDRHYPFPEKEVIRLGINPANTCLVRATGNSMFPYICEDDRVLLDLSVKRIENGLVYMFLIDDEARLKRVQRSFGTVTLTSDNPNKLLYPDEIVPPNAEIVVIGKVVWRGG, encoded by the coding sequence ATGGCGCACATCGGCATCAGCCAGAACGGCCTTGCCGATCGCAGCGGTGTCCCTCAGCCCACCATCCAGCGCATTGTCAGTGGCGACACCGATTCGCCCCGCAGTGCCACGCTCGACAAGCTGGCCAAAAGCTTCGGGGTAACCCTCGGCCAGTTTCTGGAAGGCCCACCAGCGGATGGCGGAACCGAACAGCAGAGCGTGCCGGCTCGCCACTTCGTCAAGGCAAAGCCCCACCACCTTGAACGCTTCCCCACCATGGACCAGGAAGCACCCGAATCACTGTTTGCCAACGATGGATTCGTATTGATCCCGGAGTACACCACCCAGGCGGCCTGTGGCCGCGGCTTCCTCAATGGTCACATTGAGGTAGACCGGCACTACCCCTTCCCCGAAAAAGAAGTGATCCGGCTCGGCATCAACCCCGCCAACACTTGCCTGGTTCGTGCCACCGGCAACAGCATGTTCCCCTACATCTGCGAGGACGACCGAGTGCTGCTGGATCTTTCGGTGAAGCGCATCGAAAACGGCCTGGTCTACATGTTCCTCATCGATGACGAGGCCCGCCTCAAACGCGTTCAACGCAGCTTCGGTACCGTCACCCTTACCAGCGACAACCCCAACAAGCTGCTCTACCCCGATGAAATCGTCCCGCCGAACGCGGAGATTGTTGTAATCGGCAAGGTCGTCTGGCGCGGGGGCTGA
- a CDS encoding helix-turn-helix domain-containing protein, which translates to MIQYVCVLISIHLRIILGGMSTMTVRDKLAILTAAGFTTRRIAAETGISQPSISRILSGQEPRERNVRRLDAYFSAHDPRPADLPKREAA; encoded by the coding sequence TTGATCCAATACGTTTGCGTGTTGATTTCAATTCATTTGCGTATTATCTTGGGCGGCATGAGCACGATGACCGTCCGCGACAAGCTCGCGATCCTTACCGCCGCCGGGTTCACTACGCGCCGCATTGCGGCCGAGACCGGCATTTCCCAGCCGAGCATCAGCCGCATCCTCAGCGGCCAGGAGCCCCGCGAACGTAACGTTCGGCGGCTGGACGCGTATTTCAGTGCACACGATCCACGCCCGGCTGATCTGCCCAAACGGGAGGCCGCATGA
- a CDS encoding phage regulatory CII family protein: MSQYKHVVAAAQLLAKRYHNGITGLAADMGKSPIILMNKLNPNNESNQLSLEEAAEITDRTQSSSVADALAALCGRVTVALPVASMGFLELSREFCRLTQECGEVGREIANAQAPESEWGERISPAERRRIEQELRELLSVGAALLQRVSG, from the coding sequence ATGAGCCAATACAAGCACGTGGTGGCTGCGGCGCAGCTGCTGGCCAAGCGCTACCACAACGGAATCACCGGTCTGGCGGCGGATATGGGCAAGAGCCCGATCATCCTGATGAACAAGCTGAATCCGAACAACGAGAGCAACCAGCTTTCGCTGGAGGAGGCGGCGGAGATCACGGATCGCACGCAGTCCTCCTCGGTGGCCGATGCCTTGGCGGCGCTGTGCGGTCGGGTGACGGTGGCACTGCCGGTGGCGTCGATGGGTTTCCTCGAGCTATCGCGTGAGTTCTGCCGGCTGACGCAGGAGTGCGGCGAGGTGGGTCGGGAGATTGCAAACGCCCAGGCACCGGAAAGCGAGTGGGGCGAGCGGATCAGCCCGGCGGAGCGTCGGCGCATCGAGCAGGAGCTGCGCGAGCTGCTCTCCGTGGGTGCTGCGCTGTTGCAGCGCGTGAGCGGGTAG
- a CDS encoding phosphoadenosine phosphosulfate reductase yields the protein MVEAAPLIVSYGAGTNSVAMLCGMREKGIHPDLILMANTGGELPRIYRHVEQMREWCAAVGFPDIQTVQQVNREGEPITLEQLCIERHMLPSIAYGRKGCSLKHKVYPQEKFVNHWPPAQAAWAKGQLVRKVIGYDADEPWRAKIAKDEKYLYWYPLIDWDWGRDECVAAIERAGLPQPGKSACFFCPSSKQHEILALRRQHPDLLDRAIAMERNADLSVVKGLGRDYAWEQLVDFRSRQIELIPESRIELDCGCYDEAAA from the coding sequence ATGGTTGAGGCTGCTCCGCTGATTGTTTCGTACGGCGCGGGTACCAACAGCGTGGCCATGCTCTGCGGTATGAGGGAAAAGGGTATCCACCCCGATTTGATCTTGATGGCGAACACCGGTGGCGAGCTGCCACGCATTTACCGCCATGTTGAGCAGATGCGTGAATGGTGCGCTGCGGTTGGATTTCCCGATATCCAAACGGTGCAACAGGTGAACCGAGAGGGCGAACCGATTACCTTGGAGCAGCTGTGTATTGAACGGCACATGCTGCCGAGCATTGCCTACGGTCGCAAAGGTTGCAGCCTCAAGCACAAGGTCTACCCGCAGGAAAAATTTGTGAACCATTGGCCGCCTGCGCAGGCTGCGTGGGCCAAGGGGCAGCTGGTGAGAAAGGTGATCGGCTACGACGCCGATGAGCCTTGGCGAGCCAAGATCGCAAAAGATGAAAAGTATCTCTACTGGTACCCCCTGATCGATTGGGACTGGGGACGCGATGAATGCGTTGCTGCCATTGAGCGCGCTGGCCTTCCCCAACCTGGCAAGTCCGCCTGTTTCTTTTGCCCCAGCTCGAAGCAGCACGAAATCTTGGCGCTTCGCCGCCAACATCCTGATTTACTCGACCGTGCGATTGCCATGGAGCGGAACGCAGACCTTTCCGTCGTGAAGGGGCTCGGCCGCGATTACGCGTGGGAACAGTTGGTGGACTTTCGTTCCCGGCAGATAGAGCTTATTCCTGAAAGCCGAATTGAGTTGGATTGTGGCTGCTACGACGAGGCCGCCGCATGA